The Echeneis naucrates chromosome 10, fEcheNa1.1, whole genome shotgun sequence genome has a window encoding:
- the vgll1 gene encoding transcription cofactor vestigial-like protein 1, giving the protein MEDGAESQRAVKVEEYSRCVILTYFQGDANSMVDAHFNRALSKGCKAKAPGAKIKKLHKTIKSENDSPCQGAGTDFYTESQASPVAGRLLNFSPADNTHIPGSWSSLTARSGEGSVLPPIAYSLSPEGLSLTGQQYTTSLLNLLHNDRGDIGPSTASTSKPELLPSWTVPQGFRESVDPTVGFEHERHLEKKDLYWY; this is encoded by the exons ATGGAGGACGGAGCAGAAAGTCAGAGagctgtgaaggtggaggagtACTCTCGGTGTGTCATCCTGACTTATTTCCAGGGGGATGCCAACAGCATGGTGGATGCTCACTTCAACAGAGCTCTCAGTAAAGGCTGCAAAGCCAAAGCTCCGGGAGCAAAGATAAAGAAACTTCATAAAACCATCAAATCGG AAAACGACAGCCCTTGTCAGGGCGCTGGCACGGACTTTTACACAGAGTCACAGGCCTCTCCTGTGGCAGGACGTCTCCTTAACTTCAGCCCTGCAGACAACACTCACATTCCTGGCTCATGGTCTTCACTCACCGCCAGATCAGGGGAGGGCTCTGTTTTGCCACCCATTGCATACTCTCTGTCCCCAGAAGGGCTCAGCCTCACGGGACAGCAATACACCACATCCCTGCTAAACCTGCTGCATAATGACAGGGGTGACATCGGACCCAGCACAGCATCCACCTCCAAGCCAGAACTGCTTCCCAGTTGGACAGTCCCTCAAGGATTCAGGGAGTCTGTAGACCCAACTGTAGGATTTGAACATG aaCGCCACCTGGAAAAGAAGGACTTGTACTGGTATTGA